The segment CGACCTGAGGTGTACAATGCCTTTCGTCCCGAGACTAATTTCGACATGCTAGATGCCATGGAGATCGCCAGAGAAAGAGGAGATATTCGAGTGGTAGTTTTCACGGGTATTGGAGACAAAGCCTTCTGTTCGGGTGGAGATCAAAATGTAAAAGGTGTCGGAGGATACATCAGCGAAAATGGTGTACCACGCCTCAACGTACTAGACCTACACAAAGCGATCCGTTCGCTACCTAAGCCAGTAGTTGCCATGGTCAACGGATATGCGATCGGTGGTGGGCATGTACTGCACGTCGTATGTGATCTGACGATTGCATCTGACAATGCTATTTTTGGTCAAACAGGACCTAAGGTAGGTAGTTTTGATGCTGGATTTGGTTCCTCCTACCTGGCAAGGCATGTAGGTCAAAAGAAAGCCAGAGAGATATGGTTTCTCTGCAACCAATACAGCGCCAAGGAAGCAGAAGATATGGGCATGGTCAACAAAGTAGTGCCTTTGGATCAGTTGGAAGCCACCACAGTAGATTGGTGTAGAACGATGATGAAGAGAAGCCCTATGGCGCTCCGAATGATCAAAAGAGGCCTAAATGCTGAGCTGGATGGTCAAAGAGGTTTGATGGAGTTTGCAGGTGATGCTACCTTGATGTACTACCTCATGGAAGAAGCTCAGGAAGGAAAAAATGCCTTTCTGGAAAAAAGAGATCCAGATTTCGACAAATATCCTAAGTTTCCGTAAACCATCTTATGCGCAACATAAGATTGGTTACATGGATGCTATTGATCACTCTAGCTGCTGCTTGTGCACCCGTTAGAGTGATCGAGTTTGTCAATGAAGACATGGATTTTAGCGACTACCATAGCTACCGTTTGATCAATTTTCAGACCGACAACAAGTCTTATTCTGACGAAGGTACTGCGTTCTTTACCAGTATGGAAAGTGAAATTCATCGCAATATGGTCTTGAAAGGATTTGAAGAACAGCGCAAGTCTCCAGACCTTATCGTTCGCTACGAGCTGATGTCAACCACCACAGCAGACACACCAAACATCAACTACTACGACCCATATTATTACTACAGCCCCCCTCCTAGGACAACTTATCAAACCGAAGGTATATTACTCATCGAGTTTCGAGATCGTCAAAAAAAGAAACTCGTATGGCAGGCTAGTCTGGACTTGAAGTACTCCAAGAAAATGACACCAGATATGGTACTCAAGAAAACCATTGATCGCATCTTCGAAACCTATCCTTACTTGGCAGGCTCAAAGGAAAGGATTGTAAGAGAGAAATAATTTTTATTGAGATACTTGTATGCGATTTTCCTCTCTCGATTAAATATGAGTCTATCCATTGTTCGATCCAATCAATTTGATTTAATAGCCCATTTTTTTACCTGATATCGGAATCATCACTATGTTCGGCATTGATTATCAGGGGTTTTTAATTATTTTCTGCGAAATAATGGGTTTACACATGGACTAAAACATAATTTCTTCGTAAATTATTTCATGCGTTTTTTATGGATGATTTATATACTATTGATCACACTGGTATCTTCATGTGCAGGCACCAAGGTGATTGAGTTTGTCAACAATGACTTGGATTTTGAGGAGTACAAAACATATCGCATCGTCAACGTCCAAACTGACAATAAGACCTATTCCGAAGAAGGTCATGCCCTCTTTGCGAATATTGAAGACGAAATCCGACTCAATATGGAGTTGCGAGGTTTCGTAGAACATACCAATGCTCCAGATCTAATAGTGGGATACAAAATGTCTTCGGTAACTACTGTTGATTCTCCTAGACAAAGTGTGTACAAAGACACCTATTACTATACTGAGCCACCCAAAACCAACTATCACCATGAAGGATTGATGTTGATAGAGTTTCGTGATCGACACAAAGAAAAATTGGTATGGCAAGCAAGTTTAGATTGGAAGCATTCTCCAAAAAACACTCCTGATACGATCCTGAAAACCAGCATAGATAAGATCTTTGAAACCTACCCCTATAAAGCTGGTATGAAAGATGGAATGGTAAGATTATAAGTCAGTCGAATTTTTGAACTCATTAAAATGAAAAAGGCCTGCAA is part of the Reichenbachiella agarivorans genome and harbors:
- the menB gene encoding 1,4-dihydroxy-2-naphthoyl-CoA synthase — protein: MSTFNWETIKEYTDIKFEFFEGIAKITINRPEVYNAFRPETNFDMLDAMEIARERGDIRVVVFTGIGDKAFCSGGDQNVKGVGGYISENGVPRLNVLDLHKAIRSLPKPVVAMVNGYAIGGGHVLHVVCDLTIASDNAIFGQTGPKVGSFDAGFGSSYLARHVGQKKAREIWFLCNQYSAKEAEDMGMVNKVVPLDQLEATTVDWCRTMMKRSPMALRMIKRGLNAELDGQRGLMEFAGDATLMYYLMEEAQEGKNAFLEKRDPDFDKYPKFP
- a CDS encoding DUF4136 domain-containing protein — translated: MRNIRLVTWMLLITLAAACAPVRVIEFVNEDMDFSDYHSYRLINFQTDNKSYSDEGTAFFTSMESEIHRNMVLKGFEEQRKSPDLIVRYELMSTTTADTPNINYYDPYYYYSPPPRTTYQTEGILLIEFRDRQKKKLVWQASLDLKYSKKMTPDMVLKKTIDRIFETYPYLAGSKERIVREK
- a CDS encoding DUF4136 domain-containing protein; its protein translation is MIYILLITLVSSCAGTKVIEFVNNDLDFEEYKTYRIVNVQTDNKTYSEEGHALFANIEDEIRLNMELRGFVEHTNAPDLIVGYKMSSVTTVDSPRQSVYKDTYYYTEPPKTNYHHEGLMLIEFRDRHKEKLVWQASLDWKHSPKNTPDTILKTSIDKIFETYPYKAGMKDGMVRL